One stretch of Muribaculum intestinale DNA includes these proteins:
- the argB gene encoding acetylglutamate kinase, with protein MCKDKITVVKVGGKIVEEQDSLDRLLRDFAAIDGFKLLVHGGGRSATKVAADLGIATTMIEGRRVTDEAMLRVVTMVYGGLVNKSVVAGLQALGVDALGMTGADMDIIRSRRRPVTEAGIDYGWVGDVERVNGEALATLVRAGVVPVVAPLTHDGIGHLLNTNADTMAQSVATGLTPYFDVRLVFCFEKPGVLSDEADDDSVIPAINPAMFESLKADGTVSGGMIPKLSNSFDALCGGVGEVVITSAAALADMSGGTHLTL; from the coding sequence ATGTGTAAGGACAAGATAACGGTAGTGAAGGTCGGAGGCAAGATTGTCGAGGAGCAAGACAGTCTCGACCGTCTCTTGCGCGATTTCGCAGCCATAGACGGATTCAAACTTCTCGTGCACGGTGGAGGTCGCTCCGCCACAAAAGTTGCAGCCGACCTGGGCATCGCCACCACTATGATTGAAGGACGCCGCGTCACAGACGAGGCCATGCTTCGCGTGGTGACAATGGTATACGGAGGTCTGGTCAACAAATCGGTGGTAGCCGGTCTGCAGGCCCTCGGAGTCGATGCTCTCGGCATGACGGGCGCCGACATGGACATAATCCGTTCGCGCCGTCGACCCGTCACTGAGGCCGGAATCGACTACGGATGGGTAGGCGATGTTGAGCGTGTCAACGGCGAGGCTCTTGCCACACTTGTCCGCGCTGGCGTAGTGCCGGTAGTCGCACCCCTTACCCACGATGGTATAGGGCATCTGCTCAACACAAATGCCGACACCATGGCACAGTCTGTCGCCACCGGTCTTACCCCATATTTCGATGTGCGGCTTGTATTCTGCTTTGAGAAGCCAGGAGTACTGAGCGACGAGGCGGATGATGATTCGGTAATTCCTGCCATAAATCCTGCCATGTTCGAGTCGCTGAAGGCCGACGGCACGGTGTCGGGAGGTATGATTCCCAAGTTGTCAAATTCTTTCGATGCATTGTGCGGAGGAGTAGGAGAGGTGGTGATAACTTCGGCCGCGGCTTTAGCCGATATGTCGGGAGGCACACATCTTACCCTCTAA
- the prfB gene encoding peptide chain release factor 2 — protein sequence MITYDQLKQAIERKDALRHYLDIDSKRIEVEEEELRTHVPDFWEHQKEAQAQMKKVKQLHQWIDSYDEVDKAVGELQLAWDFLKEGLVEEEELDRMYTDLIAKIEDMELRNMLRREEDSLGAVLKINSGAGGTESQDWASMLMRMYLRYCEDRGYKTAIANILEGDEAGIKSVTIEVDGPMAYGYLKSENGVHRLVRVSPYNAQGKRMTSFASVFVTPLVDDTIEVHVDPALLSWDTFRSGGAGGQNVNKVESGVRLRYQFTDPYTGEKEEILIENTETRDQPKNKENAMRQLRSILYDKELQHRLAEQRKIEDGKMKIEWGSQIRSYVFDDRRVKDHRTGWQTSDVNAVMDGDLDPFIKAYLMQFAQEQDGE from the coding sequence ATGATAACCTACGACCAGCTAAAGCAGGCTATAGAGCGCAAAGATGCGCTTCGACATTATCTTGATATAGACTCCAAACGTATCGAAGTGGAGGAAGAAGAGCTGCGCACTCATGTGCCCGACTTCTGGGAACATCAGAAAGAGGCTCAGGCACAGATGAAGAAAGTGAAGCAACTGCACCAGTGGATTGACTCATATGATGAAGTCGACAAGGCTGTCGGCGAGCTTCAGCTTGCCTGGGACTTCCTTAAAGAGGGGCTGGTCGAGGAGGAAGAACTTGATCGAATGTACACCGACCTCATCGCCAAAATCGAGGATATGGAGCTGCGCAATATGCTCCGCCGCGAAGAAGACTCGCTTGGAGCCGTATTGAAAATCAATTCCGGCGCCGGAGGTACCGAGAGCCAGGACTGGGCGTCAATGCTTATGCGCATGTATCTGCGCTATTGCGAGGACAGAGGCTACAAGACCGCAATCGCCAATATACTTGAAGGTGACGAAGCCGGCATAAAATCGGTTACAATCGAGGTCGACGGCCCGATGGCATACGGCTATCTCAAGAGCGAGAACGGCGTGCACCGTCTTGTGCGGGTTTCGCCCTACAATGCCCAGGGCAAGCGTATGACATCGTTTGCGTCGGTATTCGTTACTCCGCTTGTCGACGATACAATCGAGGTACACGTTGATCCGGCGTTGCTCAGCTGGGACACCTTCCGAAGCGGAGGTGCCGGAGGCCAGAACGTCAACAAGGTAGAGTCGGGAGTGCGTCTGCGTTATCAGTTTACCGACCCATATACCGGCGAGAAGGAAGAGATTCTCATTGAGAACACCGAGACACGCGACCAGCCCAAGAACAAAGAGAACGCCATGCGCCAGCTGCGTTCGATTCTTTACGACAAGGAGCTGCAGCACCGTCTGGCCGAACAGCGCAAGATTGAGGATGGAAAGATGAAAATCGAATGGGGCTCGCAGATTCGCTCGTATGTGTTCGACGACCGTCGTGTCAAGGACCATCGTACCGGGTGGCAGACCTCTGATGTCAATGCAGTGATGGACGGGGATCTTGATCCGTTTATCAAAGCATACCTCATGCAGTTTGCCCAGGAGCAGGACGGAGAGTGA
- a CDS encoding AMP-dependent synthetase/ligase: MSNILTGLIHRQALKYGDRAALSFKDAATHPWVDISWRSFAEMVDKAAMALERLGAVPADNIGVFSANRPGVLVADFAAYANRAASVSIYSTSSQEQVEYIINDAGIKILFTGTQEHYEIARKALGRCPSLKRIIAFDMSERQPDDNDTLTFSEFLKLGEEAPEESRREVQRRIDEAIPEDIATLIYTSGTTGEPKGAMLPHSCFSATLPMHVERLTSISDADTSICFLPLSHIFEKGWTYVCLYVGMKVYVNLDPRDIQNSIRETTPTCMCSVPRFWEKVYAAVQAKIHRMNAFQKVMVRRALAVGRRRNLDYKRIGRKVPALLEMEYRFFDARVFTPLRKVIGINNGNIFPTAGAPLSDTICEFLHSCGINIMVGYGLSETTATVTCYPAVGYEVGTVGTVIPRVQVKIGENNEILVNGPTIMTGYYNKPEATAEAFTPDGWFRTGDAGRIDNTGALILTDRIKDLFKTSNGKYIAPQAIESRLGEDKYIEQVAVIGDRRKYVTAIIVPALDALREYAEKKKISYKSMADLVANSEINRMIQERIEKLEKGFANYEKIKRFTLLPKEFTMEGGELTNTLKIKRPVINTKYADLIEAMYAQ; encoded by the coding sequence ATGTCTAACATACTCACCGGCCTCATTCACAGGCAGGCGTTAAAATATGGCGATCGTGCGGCCCTGAGCTTTAAGGATGCAGCCACTCATCCATGGGTGGATATTTCCTGGCGCAGTTTCGCCGAAATGGTCGACAAGGCTGCCATGGCCCTCGAACGGCTTGGAGCGGTGCCTGCCGACAATATAGGTGTATTCTCTGCCAACCGTCCCGGGGTTCTTGTTGCCGACTTTGCCGCCTATGCCAACCGGGCGGCTTCGGTGTCGATATACTCCACAAGCAGCCAGGAACAGGTGGAATATATAATTAATGATGCCGGGATAAAGATACTTTTCACAGGCACTCAGGAACATTACGAAATAGCTCGAAAAGCCCTCGGCCGATGCCCGTCGCTCAAGCGTATAATCGCTTTTGACATGTCGGAACGCCAGCCCGACGATAATGATACCCTTACCTTCTCTGAATTCCTTAAACTCGGAGAAGAGGCCCCGGAAGAAAGCCGCCGGGAGGTACAACGTCGCATCGATGAAGCCATTCCGGAGGATATCGCCACCCTGATATACACCTCAGGCACTACCGGAGAGCCCAAAGGAGCCATGCTTCCCCACAGCTGTTTCTCGGCCACATTGCCTATGCATGTCGAGCGCCTGACATCGATTTCCGATGCAGATACATCGATTTGCTTTCTGCCGCTTAGCCACATATTCGAGAAAGGATGGACCTACGTGTGTCTCTACGTAGGCATGAAGGTATACGTGAATCTCGACCCACGCGACATACAGAACTCAATCCGCGAGACCACGCCGACATGCATGTGTTCAGTGCCTCGCTTCTGGGAGAAAGTGTACGCCGCCGTACAGGCCAAGATACACCGTATGAACGCTTTCCAGAAGGTGATGGTGCGCCGCGCCCTTGCCGTGGGACGCCGTCGCAATCTCGACTATAAGCGTATTGGCCGTAAGGTTCCGGCATTGCTCGAAATGGAGTATCGCTTCTTCGATGCTCGCGTGTTCACTCCGCTCCGTAAAGTGATAGGCATCAATAACGGCAACATTTTCCCCACCGCCGGCGCCCCGTTGAGCGATACCATATGCGAGTTCCTCCATTCCTGCGGAATCAACATAATGGTCGGCTACGGACTCTCCGAGACCACCGCTACCGTCACCTGTTATCCTGCCGTAGGCTATGAAGTAGGTACCGTAGGTACCGTCATACCGCGCGTGCAGGTAAAAATCGGCGAGAACAACGAGATTCTCGTCAACGGGCCTACTATAATGACCGGATACTACAATAAGCCTGAAGCCACAGCCGAGGCGTTCACCCCCGACGGATGGTTCCGCACAGGCGACGCCGGACGTATTGACAATACGGGAGCGCTCATACTTACCGACCGTATCAAGGATCTCTTCAAGACATCCAACGGAAAATACATCGCTCCGCAGGCTATTGAAAGCCGCCTCGGCGAGGACAAGTATATCGAGCAGGTGGCCGTAATCGGCGACCGCCGCAAATATGTGACAGCCATTATCGTGCCGGCTCTTGACGCCCTGCGTGAGTATGCGGAAAAGAAGAAAATAAGCTATAAGTCCATGGCCGATCTTGTGGCCAATTCCGAAATCAACCGTATGATTCAGGAGCGTATCGAGAAGCTGGAAAAAGGCTTTGCCAACTACGAGAAGATAAAGCGCTTCACCCTCCTTCCCAAGGAATTCACAATGGAAGGCGGCGAGCTTACAAATACGCTTAAGATAAAGCGCCCGGTGATTAATACCAAATATGCCGACTTGATTGAGGCCATGTACGCACAATAG
- the rplT gene encoding 50S ribosomal protein L20, which yields MPRSVNHVASRARRKKILKLTRGYFGCRKNVWTVAKNTWEKGLTYAYRDRKDKKRNFRALWIQRINAAAREENLSYSKLMGLIHKSGIAINRKVLADLALNNPAAFKAVVAKVKDA from the coding sequence ATGCCAAGATCAGTAAACCATGTTGCTTCAAGAGCACGTCGTAAGAAAATCCTGAAACTCACCCGCGGTTATTTCGGCTGCCGCAAGAACGTATGGACCGTAGCCAAGAATACCTGGGAAAAGGGTCTTACATACGCTTACCGCGACCGCAAGGACAAGAAGCGCAACTTCCGCGCTCTTTGGATTCAGCGTATCAACGCCGCCGCACGCGAGGAGAATCTTTCTTACTCCAAGCTCATGGGCCTCATCCACAAATCAGGCATCGCTATCAACCGCAAGGTGCTCGCCGACCTCGCCCTCAACAACCCCGCCGCTTTCAAGGCTGTTGTTGCCAAGGTTAAGGACGCATAA
- the rpmI gene encoding 50S ribosomal protein L35, whose protein sequence is MPKIKTNSGAKKRFALTGSGKIKRKHAFKSHILTKKTKKQKRNLTHSGLVATVDQKEVRNLLAL, encoded by the coding sequence ATGCCTAAGATTAAGACTAATTCCGGTGCCAAAAAGAGGTTCGCCCTTACCGGATCAGGAAAGATCAAGAGAAAACACGCTTTCAAGAGCCACATTCTCACCAAAAAGACCAAGAAGCAGAAGCGCAACCTTACCCACAGCGGCCTCGTGGCTACTGTAGACCAGAAGGAAGTTCGCAACCTCCTCGCTCTCTAA